One bacterium genomic window, CACCTCGTCCCGGGTGCAGAGGCGGTGTTTTTCGGCATGCTTCAGGTTCATCTGGTCGATCATGGCCCCGGTGAGATCCGGCAATTTCTGCCCGGCGACCATCATCTTTGCCAGGCCCAACGCGCCGTAGTGACTTGCGGCGACATGCCGGGCGATCACGCCCACCGACCATTGTTCCCCTGGACATACCTTTCGCCAATTCTCGTCCGGGCAGTTCTCCACGAATCCGATCCATTCATCGTTAAAGGCCTTGAAGCGCTCGGCCAGATCGATTGCCCGTTTGCTCATGATCTCCTCCTGCTCAAGTCCGGAATTTCCCGATTGCGTTTCTCCCTATCCCGAAGGTCTCCGCTCCAGGCCATGGTCCGGCTTTTTGATGCGAATGACATGTACGATGGTTCGTAACTCCGATATCGGTACCGATAAATATTACCAACAGGCATGATGATTGCTGATCTCTTTCTCCATCGCATAAATTGGGGGAAATTCCCGGGAATGTGTTGCAGGAATGTAATTATCTCGTTCAACGATTTCATTTTCCGGTTGGCGCCGGCGTTCCTCTTCCTCCCGTTTCTTGCCTCGGCCTTCTCCATGCAACGGATCCGTTGCGCATGTTCCCGAAAAGGCCCCTGCGACAAGACCTGCAAGCAGATGTATGCGTTGGCGACCTGGTGCAGGAAACTCGCCGGGATCCCGTTGCTCCACTCCCTCCCCATGCACCGTCTCTTTCATCCCCGGAACGGAGCCGACGATCACTGGCCAGCCGCCGCCCCTCGTATTAGCCGATAGCGGATAGCGCTTCGCGGAACCGGGTGGGCCCGGCCGATATGGCTGCTCGCCTGCAACGAACGAAAGAACAAGGAGATCCGTTCATGAAACCGTACAGGATACGTGTCCCTTTCATCTTTTCTTCCATCCTCCTGGCAGGCCTTCTGCTGACCGGTTGCGGAGACGGCGGCAGCCAGCCCGCTTCCTCGGCAAGCGGAGACTCGATCCCGGTGTCGGCGGTCAATGCAACCTCCAGGGGGGCCTACGTGGTGGTGGCGTGGAACGACCTCGGCATGCATTGCCTGAACCCGGAGTACGACACGGCGGTGATCCTTCCTCCCTACAACACGATCTGGGCGCAGGTCATCCAGCGCAGCAACCCGCCGAAACTGGTGACCTCCGGGGTCACCGTGGAGTACCGGGTCGTGAACAACACCTACTCCGACGGGAAGCGATCCTACGGCGGCTTCTGGGATTACGTCCAGCAGCTTTTCGGGGTAAGCCTCCAGCACGACACGGGCCTGAACCTGGACGATCCGCAGGTGCATAACGGCCTTTCCGGGAAGATGCTCGCCAAGGGGGACCATTACCAGGCCAGCGGCATCCCCGTGACCCCGGTGTCGGACAACAACAGCTGGAATCCGTACCAGGTGGCGGAGATCACGGTGAAGGACCGAAAGGGGAATGTCGTGGCCAAGACGCGGACGACGATCCCCACCTCCGATGAGATCAACTGCGCGAAGTGCCACGGCTCCAAACCGTTCCAGGACATCCTCGCCAGGCACGATGCCATGCACGGCACATCGCTCGTCAACCAGAAGCCGGTCCTGTGCGCGAGCTGCCACGGGAGCCCGGTCCTCGGCCAGCAGGGGCCCGGCGCTTCGGGGAAGTATCTCTCCCAGGCGATCCACGGGTCGCACGCTGCGCGGGGGGCGACCTGCTACGATTGCCATCCCGGCAACAACACGCAGTGCAGCAGGAGCCTGGCGCACACGGCGCCGGACGGGAACTGCCGGACCTGTCACGGAACGATGGCGGACGTGGCGTCCTCGGTTTCCTCGGGAGCGCGCGTGCCTTGGCTGGGTGAGCCGGCTTGCTCCACCTGCCACGCCGGCGTGGCAGGAGTGAGCACCGGGACGGCGCTCTATCGGGCTTCCGCGGGGCACGGCGGGATCTATTGCGAGGGGTGCCACGGAAGCCCGCACGCCATGATCCCTTCCCGCGAGGACTCCGACAATTACCAGTCGATCCAGTACCAGGGCGCGGCGAAAACCCTGGCAAGCTGCGGCGCCTGCCACTCCGGATCCCGCGGGGAGAGCGGAAACTTCCTGGAGCAGCACGGCAACGGCAAGACCCTTTCGGCATGCAACGTCTGCCACACGGGGTTCACCAATCCCACGCAGGACCGTTGGCCCCACGCGTTCCAGTGGAAGGACCGCAAGGGAGCAGGCACGGTGAGCGGCGACTGACGCTCTCCATGTGTAGAGCGGGGAGATGCGGCGTAACCGCATCTCCCCGCATCTCCCAACTCCCGGAATATTCCGGGTTCACGAGTCTGAGTTCTCCGGGACGGCGTCTAATTCGATAAATCAGTGATAACCATTCTTGCCTTGAAAGGGGGAGATGGACCATGAGCGACACGATTACCGATCGCATCACGGAGAAGGTTCTGCTTCGCGTGCCCCGGAGCAGGGTGTGGAACGCGATTGCGGATTCCGGGGAATTCGGACGGTGGTTCGGTGTCCAGGGCCTTGGCGATTTCCATCCGGGCGCGACGGTGCAGGGGAAGATCACACACAAGGGATATGAACATGTGACGTGGGAAGCCACCGTCGGGTGGATGGATCCCGGACGGCTGTTCTCCTTCCGCTGGCACCCGTACGCGGTGGCTCCCGACCTGGACTACTCCGGAGAGCCCACGACCCTCGTCGTTTTCGAGCTTGAGGACGACCCGAACGGTACGCTGCTCACCGTCGTGGAGTCCGGCTTCGATGGAATTCCGGAGTCGCGCCGCGCGAAGGCGTACGAGATGCACAAACAGGGCTGGGCAGGGCAGATGAAATCGATCGCGGAGTATCTGGTCAAGAAGGCGGCTTAACCGGCCGCCCGAATCGCCTCGATCGTGGGGATCGCGGCCCGTCCCCCCATGCCGCGGCAGGAAAGGCCGGCCGCGGCGTTGGCGAAGGCGAGGATCTCCCGGAAGGGAAGCCCTTCGAGGAGAGCGAACAGGAAGCCGGCGTGGAAGATGTCCCCGGCGCCTGTGGTGTCCACCGCCTCGACGTGGACGGAGGGCGAGAAGATCTCCTGCCGGCCGTCGCTTCCGAACGCCCCGCGGGAACCCAGCGTCACCGTGGCCGTCCTGGGTGCATAACGTCGCAGGATCTCCCGGGCGCCGTCTTCCGGCGTGGCCCCGGGAAGGAGCAGCCCGGGGAAGTGTCCCGCGGCCACGATGTGATCGCACAGGGACAGCAGTTCCTCCGTTCCCTCCTGCATCTTTTCCGCGTCGAGGACGACGGGGACGCCCGCGGCACGGGCGGTCCTCGCCGCGACAATCGCCGGGGGGACGTCGTGACCGTCGAGAAGGAGCGCCCGCGCACGCCGGATATCCTCAAGCGGCAGGTCTTCCGGTGCTACCCGGATCCGGGGATCCCGGTCCCACAGGATGGTCCGCTCACCGGAGTCTTCCTCCACGAGGATCACGGCGAACTGGGACAAGGCGCCGGGAACCGTCCGGACGTGGGCGAGGTCGATTCCCTCCCGCGAAAGGAGCAGGGAGGAAAACCGTCCGTGCTCGTCGTCGCCCACGTTCCCGACATATTTGCACCGGCGCCCCCAACGGGATAGCGCCACGAGGGCGGTTGCCACCTGGCCGCCTCCCTCCCGCGCGAATGCGGACATCCGCAACTTCTCGCCCGGAATCGGGAACCGCGGCAGGCCCACGAGGTAATCGACCGCGTTGAGTCCGATCCCGACGACGTCGAACACCGGTTGCTTCCGTTCCTTCATTCGCCCTCGAGCCCGAGGTAATCCGCTAGCCGCTTCCGGTTGAGGAACAGGTCGCGTCCCTCCCTGCGCAGCAGCCCGATCTCCTCGAACTTGTGGATCAGCAGCGTCACCGTCTCCCGCGAGGCGCCGATCAGGTTCGAGAGGAGATCGTGGGTGAGGTGCAGCGTCAACCGGGTGCCCTTGGGCGTCTCGTCTCCGAGGTCCTTCGCCAGGTGCAGCAATTCCTTCGCCAGCCGATGGTGAGGCCACGCCTGGACCAGCGCCGGAAAAGTCTCCTCCAGTTCGTAGAGCCGCAGGGAAAGAAGCCGAAGATAGTTCCGCGAGAAGATGGGGGACGTTGCGAGCAGGTCCTGCACGATCGCCAGCGGCAGGATCGAAACGGCGGCGTCGGTCATGGCGACGGCGGTGAACGGACGAGGCTTCCCGATCAGGATCAGTTCCCCGAAAACATCCCCGGGCCGAAGGATGTGCAGGACCTGTTCGGTCCCTTTTTCGGAGAGGGAGATGATCTTCACCAAGCCCTTTTTTACGATGCACACGCCATCGGGCGGGTCCCCCTGGCGGAAGACCTCGGCATCCCGGAGGAATCGACGCTCGATGCAAAGGGAATGGAACGATCCGGATTCGGCCTCGGAATAGCCGGAGAGGAGCGCCCCTATGGATGGAAACGGCAGCGGCACGCGGTCCACCTCTTGCGGCGCGGACGGCTCCTGCGCCGCGAAGCCATTCTATCCCGGCGGCAGGACAAAGGAAACGGAGGAGAAAGGAGAAAACATCGCGCCGGTTGAAGGTCCCGAAGCTCCCGGGACCCCCAGCCGGCGGTCGGTAGCGATGCTGCGGAGGGGATCACGCGGCCTTGAGGAACTCCACCTCCGGGGCGGCCTCGACCTTTTCATCCATGGGCCAATCGGCCCACAGAAGGCGATGCCCGGCCTTCTCTTCCTCGGCGATCCCGGCAAGGGCGATCGCCGCGGCGACGCCGATCAGCAGCAGCAGGGTGGTGAACGCGACGCCGAACCCGACCACGAGCTCTTCCATGCCGAGGATTTCCATTTATCTCACCTCCTTCCCTACGGTTCCAACATACCTTGGGGAGGGGAGGATTTCCGTTAGGAACCTCACGAAACCTGCAGTTCCTCCCAGGCTTCCCGCAGCATCTCTTCGTACCGCGAAACGTCCGGCGTCTCGTTCCCGTCGAGAAACCCCATCGCCCGTCCTTTCCCGTCCGCCAGCAGGTACCGGATCTTCGAGCCGGGCCGCAGGGGCACGCCGCGGCCGCACAGCTCCCGCGTCACCGCGGCGGCCGCGGTATTGGCGACGTACTCTTCGGGCGCCTTCGACAGCCGCCGCGCTATGGCCAGTTCCTCGACCGGAACGCGCCCGGCGCGAAGCTCGGATACGGCGTCTTCCAGGACTCCCCGAAGTTCCGGCAGCATCGCCCGAAGATCGGAAAGCCCCCTCGCCTTCGCCATCCGCTCCAGGAGATCTCCCTGGAAAGCGGCAACGAACGGCGGGGTATCCGAGCGGCGCAGCGCGATCCCGCGGACCTTGATCTCACCCGTCGAAAATGCCCCCGCGAAGCGGTTCGGGACGGCCACCGCCGGATTCTTCTTCGACGGGAGGAAGGCGATCCAGTTGTAGACCCCCTCCAGCGCGATCGGCATCCCCGTCTCCTCGGTGATCCGGTCCGCGAGCCTCTGGTGCTCCTCTTCCCGGGCGCCGTCCCGCTTTACCCAGATCGCATCCGTCAGTCCGTGGAGGAAGGTGAACCCTTCCCGCTCGGCGATCTCCTTGGCGGCGAGGAGCTTCTCCCTTCCCCACGCCGTCGTGGCCTCGTGCGCCTCGATCCGGCCGAACCGGGCGTTCCGGTACCCGAGGAATCCGAAGCAGACGACGAGGAGCCACTTGAGGGCGGTCTGCCGCTTCTTGAAGAAAGCCCGTTCCTCCGGGTCCGACGCTGCCTTCTGCCGTTCCTTCAGGAGCCGGCGCTTGGCGAGGATCGGGGCGATCGTGTCGGGGACGAGTCCCCGGCGCCTTTCGCACGTGTGCGTGCCGATCTCCGGAACGGGGAGGCCCGGGCGGCAGCAGGCGCAACGGATCGTCTCCGGGGAGATGTTGTACCGGTCCATGAGCGACGGGTACATCGAGGCGAAGTCGAGCTCCCCGACGTCCTCGTGCATCCCCGGGCGCGGAATGTAGGTGAGCCCTCCCTTGTCGGCGACGACGAGGTCGACCCCGGACTTGAACTCCTCGGGCTCCCGCTTCTTGTACGGCACCAGGATCCCGCGGCGCAGCGCGGTCGCCACCTGCATCGCCGAAATGGCCGTTCCCGGCGAGGTGCGGGCGACGCGCTGCAAGGGGATGCCGGAGAGGCGGGCGAGCTCGATCAGGCCCGGCAGGCCCGTCTCCCCGAAGAGGAAGGAGTTCCGGGCGTCCACGTGCCAACGGCCGGAGAGCGCGTGAGGCGCGGCAAGGAAGACCACGCGGCCGTAGGAGAGGTACGATCGTTCCCTCGTGCGGCGGATCGGATCGTCCGCCGCCGGGCGCCGGGGGCGCCCCAGGGGAAAGGGGACACGGAGCCGGCCGGCCAGGGCGAGCAGCCGGGGCAGGAGCCAGTCATCCCCGTATTCGGTGACGAGCAGGTCGGGGTCGGCTTCCTCGAGGAGCCGCCGGAGCCCCCGCAGGAACTCCGTCCCGTCGTCCCACTGCAGGCTGTGGGTGATGCCGTCGGCGATGAACTCCAGCGGGTGGATCCTTCCGTGCGCCGGGTGCCCGGTCCCCTCCATCCGGAGCAGCGCCGTCGAGAAGGAGGGGCGCGGGGCGTCCACGTCCCACGGGGAGTCGAGGACCCGGGAGGAGAGGATCATTCCCTCTCCGTCGCATTCCACGCAGGAGCGCGAGAGCGGGTAGAGCCCGGTGGCGTAGGCGAATTGCTGCTCCGGGGCGATATCCGCATTGAACAGCGCTTCCGGCCCGAACGCCTTTTCCGCTTTCCGGACGGTGGGGCCCGGCAAGGCCGGCGGGGCGACCGTGAACGTCCATGCCGGGATCGTCTTGCCGGAAAAGAACTCCGTCCCCTCGCCGCGGGCGATGGAACAATTCCAGCGCGCGGCGGCGGCCCGAAGGTTCGTTTCCTTGAGGGTTCTCCCCGCGAGGAGGAAAGAGGGACGGAAGGGTGCGGACAGGGCCGTCGTTTCCCCGCCGTCGGTGCGAAACCACACGGTCATCCCGTGGGCGTCGGGGATCACGTCGAAGACCCACCCGGTCAGGATCCTCCGGGACATTCCGGCCGCCCCCCGGCATTCCGCCGCTCCACCCCGTCCAGCCGCCGGGACAGCTCCTCCACCTGCCGGGAGAGCTCCCGCGCCGCCCGTCGTTCTTCGACGAGGATGCTCATCAGGATCGCCTCGAAGGGGACGGCCCGCCCCGAGCAGGTGCAGGCGGGCGTGTGATAACGGGCCGCGGCGAACAGCTCGTCGAAGAGCTCCCGGTCCTCCTTCCG contains:
- a CDS encoding DNA polymerase domain-containing protein, coding for MSRRILTGWVFDVIPDAHGMTVWFRTDGGETTALSAPFRPSFLLAGRTLKETNLRAAAARWNCSIARGEGTEFFSGKTIPAWTFTVAPPALPGPTVRKAEKAFGPEALFNADIAPEQQFAYATGLYPLSRSCVECDGEGMILSSRVLDSPWDVDAPRPSFSTALLRMEGTGHPAHGRIHPLEFIADGITHSLQWDDGTEFLRGLRRLLEEADPDLLVTEYGDDWLLPRLLALAGRLRVPFPLGRPRRPAADDPIRRTRERSYLSYGRVVFLAAPHALSGRWHVDARNSFLFGETGLPGLIELARLSGIPLQRVARTSPGTAISAMQVATALRRGILVPYKKREPEEFKSGVDLVVADKGGLTYIPRPGMHEDVGELDFASMYPSLMDRYNISPETIRCACCRPGLPVPEIGTHTCERRRGLVPDTIAPILAKRRLLKERQKAASDPEERAFFKKRQTALKWLLVVCFGFLGYRNARFGRIEAHEATTAWGREKLLAAKEIAEREGFTFLHGLTDAIWVKRDGAREEEHQRLADRITEETGMPIALEGVYNWIAFLPSKKNPAVAVPNRFAGAFSTGEIKVRGIALRRSDTPPFVAAFQGDLLERMAKARGLSDLRAMLPELRGVLEDAVSELRAGRVPVEELAIARRLSKAPEEYVANTAAAAVTRELCGRGVPLRPGSKIRYLLADGKGRAMGFLDGNETPDVSRYEEMLREAWEELQVS
- a CDS encoding DinB family protein gives rise to the protein MSKRAIDLAERFKAFNDEWIGFVENCPDENWRKVCPGEQWSVGVIARHVAASHYGALGLAKMMVAGQKLPDLTGAMIDQMNLKHAEKHRLCTRDEVLKALRENGASIAGFVAGLSDADLDRTDHFAAAGGAVTTELLIAKIILGAAGEHLAHVKAAAGA
- a CDS encoding SRPBCC family protein, which translates into the protein MSDTITDRITEKVLLRVPRSRVWNAIADSGEFGRWFGVQGLGDFHPGATVQGKITHKGYEHVTWEATVGWMDPGRLFSFRWHPYAVAPDLDYSGEPTTLVVFELEDDPNGTLLTVVESGFDGIPESRRAKAYEMHKQGWAGQMKSIAEYLVKKAA
- a CDS encoding Crp/Fnr family transcriptional regulator produces the protein MPLPFPSIGALLSGYSEAESGSFHSLCIERRFLRDAEVFRQGDPPDGVCIVKKGLVKIISLSEKGTEQVLHILRPGDVFGELILIGKPRPFTAVAMTDAAVSILPLAIVQDLLATSPIFSRNYLRLLSLRLYELEETFPALVQAWPHHRLAKELLHLAKDLGDETPKGTRLTLHLTHDLLSNLIGASRETVTLLIHKFEEIGLLRREGRDLFLNRKRLADYLGLEGE
- a CDS encoding cytochrome c3 family protein, which gives rise to MKPYRIRVPFIFSSILLAGLLLTGCGDGGSQPASSASGDSIPVSAVNATSRGAYVVVAWNDLGMHCLNPEYDTAVILPPYNTIWAQVIQRSNPPKLVTSGVTVEYRVVNNTYSDGKRSYGGFWDYVQQLFGVSLQHDTGLNLDDPQVHNGLSGKMLAKGDHYQASGIPVTPVSDNNSWNPYQVAEITVKDRKGNVVAKTRTTIPTSDEINCAKCHGSKPFQDILARHDAMHGTSLVNQKPVLCASCHGSPVLGQQGPGASGKYLSQAIHGSHAARGATCYDCHPGNNTQCSRSLAHTAPDGNCRTCHGTMADVASSVSSGARVPWLGEPACSTCHAGVAGVSTGTALYRASAGHGGIYCEGCHGSPHAMIPSREDSDNYQSIQYQGAAKTLASCGACHSGSRGESGNFLEQHGNGKTLSACNVCHTGFTNPTQDRWPHAFQWKDRKGAGTVSGD
- a CDS encoding PfkB family carbohydrate kinase gives rise to the protein MKERKQPVFDVVGIGLNAVDYLVGLPRFPIPGEKLRMSAFAREGGGQVATALVALSRWGRRCKYVGNVGDDEHGRFSSLLLSREGIDLAHVRTVPGALSQFAVILVEEDSGERTILWDRDPRIRVAPEDLPLEDIRRARALLLDGHDVPPAIVAARTARAAGVPVVLDAEKMQEGTEELLSLCDHIVAAGHFPGLLLPGATPEDGAREILRRYAPRTATVTLGSRGAFGSDGRQEIFSPSVHVEAVDTTGAGDIFHAGFLFALLEGLPFREILAFANAAAGLSCRGMGGRAAIPTIEAIRAAG